CATTTTTGTAAGGAGGAACATGCAAGGAGATTTCAAAACTCAATTATAcatacttttgttatattagtgacaataattaaatatataaattttgagtatattattttggtccctTCAAACTTTTTGGTCAAGATCTGCCACTGGTCAAGAACTTCATTCCATGGGATTGTCATTCATATAGAGATAAGTGTCCATTATTGCGACTAATTTATGGATTTTTGTGACGCCCCAACTACtatattgaataattattatttgataaaaaaatggaattacACAAGGGATGAAACACCTCATTTGTACAAAACAAAGGatgaaaattacaattaaaaaaaaagttggaaCACTGTCACTTGGAGTAAGAGTACAAAGATAGAATGCTCATGAATCAACTCCTTGCACAAATGAATTTTCTCAATGAACTTGAATAACAAAGGCAAAaacttaatcaatatttttttgctTCCTCTCGATAGtagtgtgttgttttttttttcttctcaaattggattatttaaaaagttttacttgagttttcttcaaaaaataattcaattaattcaaaaatcaaatcaaataaattcgaaaatcaatttttattctctaccagaaaaaatgatttttaggAGAAAATATAGTTATAGAATACTTGATTTAAAAATCagtttcaattcaaaatatatttttaattttgaaaatctgtaaaaacacaatttaattaaataaagtcaAATCAAATAGATtcgaaaatcaatttttattccctgctgaaaatatgatttttaggAGAAGATATAGTTAGAGAATACTTGATTTAAAAATCAGTTtcaattcaaaagatattttaattttgaaaaaatgtagaaacataatttaattatgttttaaccttAATTGATTATGTGCGTGAGAAAATGGTTTTACttgtgaagggagatgatttgACTGATTATTCCTCTTTTGCTTCCTCTTTATCTAGAGTAACTTGACACCCTATATACTCTATATCTTTATCTTGAACTTCCTTTAATCTTGTAGTATTTTTGCTTGAGTATTCATCAAAATCTTTAGCTTCAAAGGGGTAGTGGAGACAtcttttttgctaacatcaCAATGCATTGAGATAGAAGGTtcatacttatttaaaaatggTAATcatatagattttattttaagaaattatgcTTGAGCGGTAGCCGTATCTAAAGCAATAATCTCAGTTCTCATGGTAGATCATGAAACAACAATTTGTTTAGCGACTTTCATGATATTGCATTTCCACccaaagaaaaacataatacCAATAATTGATTTCGTATCACCAGAAACAGAAATCCAATTTGGATTAATATATCTTTGAATAATCTCAAGAAGTTTCACATATTGAATGTCATAACAAGAAGAATCACACATAATATTATCACCAGATGACAACACAATACTACAAGTTTCACAAAAATCActcatttctaaaaatatattcattacctttatgaaaacaaagaatcttaattattcttttgtaaTCAACTTTGTAACTCAAAAGTATATCATTTGAATAGTCTCTTACTAAACTTCTTAACCTTTGTAATAATAACATGCCATATTTCACAACTTTTCacattttgtaatatttaaagaaaaactactaaatattttattagaagatAAAGGTATCGCTTAACTTAAACATAGCATCACAAATATATCCTTTACCAAACATATTAATTGCActtaaaaacaactttttgtaataaacaatttttttattagcacACACAATGAAATCTTTTAGATGAGAAAACAAATACAACAACACACATAATAATTGTATTAACATCCAAAtttataattagataaaaatattcGAACAagattttgagaaaaaatatacgaagacataaaattatattttaaacttcaaaaacaaataaatcatGAAGGAGACAacttttaaatcataaaattctAAACGTGGTGTCAAGTAAAAcgattcattttaattttgtcataaataatattttcaaattcataaatcttataaaaatatatttattgtcgttcattaattttcacaaaaaatcaagataattattttattttacatatgcATAATTTAATTCAAGTGGTTCTCATACCTCAGTAATAATTTTAGTATCacaaattatttacaaaatacttaaaatataatataaaatatctctATAAGATTTAGAAGTAAAAAGTGTTAAATCATTGACTAATATATCGAAAAAAACAATagtttttagaaattatatacaaattattcaaTGAACAAAAAGTTTATTTACCTATAATTTCATTTGTTATTATTagcagaaaaaaaattataccaataaaatttgttgatttgtttaaaaatgtctTAATCATAACCTTAACAAatctattatataatattaacatacttttacaataaaatgaataaaaagaataatgataacaaagtaaaacaaaataattttctctctaagcatattatataaaacaatacTTGAACTTTTGActttatttatctaatttagAATATTTGGAGTTAATAAATGTATTCAAattcttatgaattttatattttaaatgattttttttttaacttgacCTTCTTTTcaactaaacattttttttaactaaaataattatctacaaTAAAAAGCTATCTACAAAATCAATTcaatttatctaataaaatttgaaacaacTATTATATTCATTAATAGAGAGGATTATTTTCTGTAATCGTCTCATACCTGTTTTCAGTATACAAATTTCGTCACCAATTTTAtctatttacatatttatacgAAGAAATTGTTTGTTTTTCCTGTACTGTACATATTTCTTTCCGATTTTACAGAACtttatttaaccaaaataactatatttcaacttttattctttaaatgatggttaatataaatttaattattttaccatttagtttcttaaatcactaatcatttaaatttagttatttttaattaaattaattatctataataaaaaaaacacgaCAATGTTTCCACTAGTACctattaatataaattgttttattattttatttttaattccaCTGTCTTTTCTTCTATAATTCCTCTTACATCGCACCAAACACTATTCAAGACATAAATTTTGACATTcatgtttatctttttcatcattacatatataaattatgacatttatgtttattttatattttacagtGTAGTTTccattagttatatattttttacattaaatatacaattttatatttaaaaaatgtgatagaataaaataataattatatatgactcaattaataagaaaattagttgataaatatttaactaaaaaatataaaaatataaaaatatttaatagataaataattacgataaaattcaattaaaattatataaattcatcacaaattttaaatttagttaagtttattaaacaaatagaagattaaaaattactgatagaaaaattaagaatattaaaattataattaaagaaactATTTTTATCTCTTCCTCTCCAAATCCCAATTCCATGAGCGCAAATTCCCCAACTTTGAAATCGGAAAAATGGACACCGACATTTCCCGGTGGGTGATGGAGTTCCTCCTCCGCAGTTCCGTTCCCGATTCCCTAATCCAAAAAGCCCTAAACGCTCTTCCTCTCTCCGGTGCCGACTCCCGCCTCAAGAAGACCCTTCTCCTACGCACTCTCCGCTGCCTCCTCCTCAAGGCCTCCCTCTCGGAAACTGTGCTCCAAATCCTCGAACTCCTCGAAGAAATCGACGGTGCCTCCACCTCTGTCGCGCTCCGCCGAGCGTACGTAGCCGTTGCCGTCGAGTGCACTGTAAAGTACCTCGCCGCCGCACCCGATGATCCAGAGGGGGAGTTTTCTGGCGCCGTGAGGCGGATCTGGCGCGGCCGCGTGGCGGCGGTGGAGGCGCGCCGGAGTGGGCTTATGTCTGGCGAGCTGACGCGGTGGCGGGACGACGTGGAGGCAGCGCTTGGGGATTCTAGGGCTTGCGAGAGGCTGGCGGATTTGAATAGCAGGAGGGAGGCAATGAAAGAGTTGATGACCTATTTGAACGAAGCGTGGGAATCGATGGGTCCTTCGTTCTTGGAATCGGTTGCGGCGATGTCGAAGGGTTTAACCAAGCAGAAAGAGGATTTTGTTGTTAGTGGTAACTGGATTGATAATGGTCATGATAATGGAAATGATGGTGATCATGCATGCATGGAGGATGTGGCAATGCATGATGAGAATCAGGCCATGCAACAATTGGAAGAGAAAATTGATGCGAATCCGGAAGTGGGTGGGTGTGACTTGCCACTTCAGAGAGATAAAGGTACCTTTTTTAACGACTGTGAGATTTGATTATTGAATTTCGATTTTTTGCTTTGAAGTTTGAACTGTTTGTTACTTGCTATTTATTTTTGGTTGTTACACTCAGTAGTGCTTGTTTAAGTTGTGGTAGTTAATGGAAGTGGTGGAAGCTTAATTTGTTCAGAACTTAGCTGTCGGGTTTTGTGAGGCATGTTTTTAGTTTCCACTACATGCTTTGTCCAGGTTTCTATGTTTTCGCTTGCAAcgttttttaaatatgtttttttttaattactctGAGTTTAagtatatgaatattttatctACTGCCTTAGAATTTTTAATCAAGGTGTGCGTGCCTCTGCATGCAACAGTGTTTGTCTGTGGAAAGAAGTGTGAGTTTGGATACTCAATGATTCCCTACATCATGGATGTGATTTGGAAATGGGTCGTGGATGTGATTTTTCACTCTTAGTTCTAGCTTTTGTGTTTTTCACAACTTGAATGTGAATTTTTTGGATGTGGAACATTTTCCTAAACATGTTATTAGTTCGTGTATACAACACGAAAGCAAAGATGTGGGAAATCAATTTGTAATTTGTTGTTTGTCTCATTGAGTATCAACTGCAATATGAATGCGtgcaaaacattttttaataaagatgTGTATATGCTGTTGCCTTTACTAGTATTGTTATCGTCAAGTGGAACCAATTAGTATTTTTTCCCTCACTTTGGACTCCACTCACTACAAAATTCTGTCAAATTAAAATTGGCTTAAACTTTTGAAAGATGTTGCATATTTGTTAAAATTGGTCATTCATTATTTGGAAGTAACTTCAATGAAGAAGTCACAACACTGTTCGATAAATGCTATTCTTCTACTATTTCActgttatttacatttttttacatttgttttccCAATAGTAATTCAAAAGCGGAATCTTCGTGTTAAACACAAACACTCTACAATTCGTGCATGTCATAAGggagttaaaataaataattcaggGGAACTCGAGTCCGCAAAATCAGGGAGCAAACATGATTCTGTTCGTAGTTCTGAAGTCAGAAAAGTTAGAGAATCCCTTAAATCAAGTTCTTACGATTTAAGAGCATTGGTCAATGATCCTCTTCCTGATGCATTGCATTTATCTGAAGTTGTAAGATCAAAATTGGCGACAAGTGATACAAATATTGAGCCACCTATTGAAAACCAGAGTCCAGATGTAGATGTACCAGATCCAAATGTTTGCCGGAGTATTGTACTTTTTCAGTCTAATGATGCCAATCTTGGGAAGAAGTCTTCTGTTCATTGTAGTGATATGCATCAGCCCAACTTAATGGAACGAAACAGAACTGCCCACACGCTTGAGGTAATAATGTTTCTTATTGTCTGCTTTAATCTAGGGGCAGATTCCTTTAATGTTGTATTGTTAGCCAGTGTCTAAGTTTTTATGTAAAGAATGCTATCTTGGTCGAGGTAACTTCTTTCATGGATTAATGCTTTCTATCTCTTGGAGGAAGCTGTCCTGCAAGGATTACCATCTCCCCATGCTTTCTTTCTTGTGGTTAGACAAGTTCTAAACAACTGCAATCTATGAAGCTCGGATATGGACACGGATACGGAGATACGgctaaattgaaaaacatagGACACGGGACACGGCATGCATATACATATTAGTTTCAAACTTTTAACTAACAAATTGtcaactaacacaaaaatgaatCTAATTTATCAATCTAATAtccaaaaaagtgaaaagtagtgatcatataatattttttccttatttttataatcataatagaaaattatgtgataaatttacaagtttataggtttttttagaaaatcattGAATTTGTGGTTATTAACATTGTGTTGGAGTCATGTCAAAATCatgttaaagacaaaaaaatgtcTTTCAAATTGGACACTTGATTGATATGTGTCGTACGAGTATCAGTGTCCGATGTCAGACACGGGACATGCCATTGATGAGGCGTGTCCGGGCTTCATATTTGCAATACAATGAAACTGGTGTAACTGCAATAGTGATCATGATGTATAAACCACATGTGAAACCTTGCTACCAATTGATCCAGTGGCATGTGGATTCCCAAAGATGATGTTGATCATTAAGATGGTTAATAGTCTCTTTTTGATGGATTCTTTTTCCTGCTGCTGATACTTTCAATTTGGTTGCCATTTTGTTTTTGAGTTTGGCATTGACATATAAGTTATGTCCTTTTATTTTCCAGTGGGATGATTCAATAGACAACTCGCCACAAGTAATACAGCCTAGGAggaagaaaaggaaatggaGTTCGTTGGAAGAGGAGACACTAAGGGCTGGTGTAAAAATGTATGCACTTGTTCTAAACTAGTCAAACCATAAATTTTCCTGGTTAAATGTGATATTAGATATAAGTGCATTGGGAAgctaataaatttgtaatagtTTTGTGCCTTAAGATTTCATGTTCTCATtcaccatatttttttttcttatacagGTTTGGAGAAGGAAACTGGGCAACGATCAGAAGTTTTTACAGTAACATATTTGACAACAGAAGTGGAGTAAGCAATTTCTTGCCCAAAATGCTTTGCTGTGTGTTTCTTCCTGGAATTGTACCTGTAATATCAAACTGATTTtggaaaaacaattattttttaggttgATCTGAAGGACAAGTGGAGAAACATGATACGATTACCCTAATGTGCTACTTGAACATTCATGTCTATATCTTGTGGAGGTATTTGAACATTTATGTCTATATCTTGTGGAGGTATTTTTCCCTGCATTTTATcgttaagatttttttttttttctatta
This portion of the Vigna unguiculata cultivar IT97K-499-35 chromosome 6, ASM411807v1, whole genome shotgun sequence genome encodes:
- the LOC114187915 gene encoding uncharacterized protein LOC114187915 isoform X1: MDTDISRWVMEFLLRSSVPDSLIQKALNALPLSGADSRLKKTLLLRTLRCLLLKASLSETVLQILELLEEIDGASTSVALRRAYVAVAVECTVKYLAAAPDDPEGEFSGAVRRIWRGRVAAVEARRSGLMSGELTRWRDDVEAALGDSRACERLADLNSRREAMKELMTYLNEAWESMGPSFLESVAAMSKGLTKQKEDFVVSGNWIDNGHDNGNDGDHACMEDVAMHDENQAMQQLEEKIDANPEVGGCDLPLQRDKVIQKRNLRVKHKHSTIRACHKGVKINNSGELESAKSGSKHDSVRSSEVRKVRESLKSSSYDLRALVNDPLPDALHLSEVVRSKLATSDTNIEPPIENQSPDVDVPDPNVCRSIVLFQSNDANLGKKSSVHCSDMHQPNLMERNRTAHTLEWDDSIDNSPQVIQPRRKKRKWSSLEEETLRAGVKMFGEGNWATIRSFYSNIFDNRSGVDLKDKWRNMIRLP
- the LOC114187915 gene encoding uncharacterized protein LOC114187915 isoform X2 translates to MDTDISRWVMEFLLRSSVPDSLIQKALNALPLSGADSRLKKTLLLRTLRCLLLKASLSETVLQILELLEEIDGASTSVALRRAYVAVAVECTVKYLAAAPDDPEGEFSGAVRRIWRGRVAAVEARRSGLMSGELTRWRDDVEAALGDSRACERLADLNSRREAMKELMTYLNEAWESMGPSFLESVAAMSKGLTKQKEDFVVSGNWIDNGHDNGNDGDHACMEDVAMHDENQAMQQLEEKIDANPEVGGCDLPLQRDKGELESAKSGSKHDSVRSSEVRKVRESLKSSSYDLRALVNDPLPDALHLSEVVRSKLATSDTNIEPPIENQSPDVDVPDPNVCRSIVLFQSNDANLGKKSSVHCSDMHQPNLMERNRTAHTLEWDDSIDNSPQVIQPRRKKRKWSSLEEETLRAGVKMFGEGNWATIRSFYSNIFDNRSGVDLKDKWRNMIRLP
- the LOC114187915 gene encoding uncharacterized protein LOC114187915 isoform X3 produces the protein MDTDISRWVMEFLLRSSVPDSLIQKALNALPLSGADSRLKKTLLLRTLRCLLLKASLSETVLQILELLEEIDGASTSVALRRAYVAVAVECTVKYLAAAPDDPEGEFSGAVRRIWRGRVAAVEARRSGLMSGELTRWRDDVEAALGDSRACERLADLNSRREAMKELMTYLNEAWESMGPSFLESVAAMSKGLTKQKEDFVVSGNWIDNGHDNGNDGDHACMEDVAMHDENQAMQQLEEKIDANPEVGGCDLPLQRDKVVRSKLATSDTNIEPPIENQSPDVDVPDPNVCRSIVLFQSNDANLGKKSSVHCSDMHQPNLMERNRTAHTLEWDDSIDNSPQVIQPRRKKRKWSSLEEETLRAGVKMFGEGNWATIRSFYSNIFDNRSGVDLKDKWRNMIRLP